The following are encoded in a window of Megalops cyprinoides isolate fMegCyp1 chromosome 16, fMegCyp1.pri, whole genome shotgun sequence genomic DNA:
- the LOC118791511 gene encoding CTD nuclear envelope phosphatase 1A-like, whose product MLKTRQWLLGIRTFLGVTSRIWGFILYVLRKHLRTIIQYQTVRYDTLPLSPVSRNRLNAVKRKILVLDLDETLIHSHHDGVLRPTVRPGTPPDFILKVVIDKHPVRFFVHKRPHVDFFLEVVSQWYELVVFTASMEIYGSAVADKLDNNRGILNRRYYRQHCTLDLGSYIKDLSVVHSDLSSIVILDNSPGAYRSHPDNAIPIKSWFSDPSDTALLNLLPMLDALRFTADVRSVLSRNLHQHRLW is encoded by the exons ATGCTGAAGACCCGGCAGTGGCTGCTCGGGATCCGCACTTTCCTCGGAGTCACGTCCAGAATCTGGGGCTTCATCTTGTACGTACTCAGGAAGCACCTCCGCACG ATAATCCAGTACCAGACAGTGCGCTATGACACTTTACCCCTTTCCCCGGTCTCCAGGAACAGACTCA ATGCTGTGAAGAGGAAGATACTGGTGCTGGATCTGGATGAGACGCTTATCCACTCCCACCATGACGGGGTACTGAGACCCACAGTGCGGCCTGGCACGCCGCCCGACTTCATCCTCAAG gtgGTAATAGACAAACACCCAGTCAGGTTTTTTGTACATAAACGACCGCACGTCGACTTCTTCTTAGAAGTG gtCAGTCAGTGGTATGAGCTCGTGGTGTTCACAGCCAGCATGGAGATCTACGGGTCTGCGGTGGCAGACAAGCTGGACAACAACAGGGGCATCCTGAATCGCAGATACTACAGACAG CACTGTACACTGGACCTGGGTAGTTATATTAAAGACCTCTCTGTGGTGCACAGTGATCTCTCCAGTATAGTCATTCTGGACAACTCGCCAGGAGCCTACCGCAGCCATCCAG ATAATGCAATACCAATAAAGTCGTGGTTCAGCGACCCCAGCGACACGGCACTTCTAAACCTGCTGCCCATGCTGGACGCCCTAAG GTTCACTGCAGATGTCAGGTCCGTCCTCAGTCGAAACCTCCACCAACATCGGCTCTGGTGA